Proteins from a genomic interval of Nocardioides jishulii:
- a CDS encoding NAD(P)H-quinone oxidoreductase, whose translation MRAVTITEPGGPEVLTVVDLPDLTPGAGEVLVEVVATAVNKADTLQRKGFYPPPPGASDVLGLECSGRVAALGEGVTDWEVGDEVCALLAGGGYASQVVVPAGQLMPVPEGVDLVSAAALPEVATTVWSNVFMTADLEPGESFLVHGGAGGIGTFAIQLASALGVKVFTTAGSTEKLAVCAELGADVTINYREEDFLTVVREVTDGRGVDVILDNMGAKYLDANVSALADDGRLVIIGMQGGVKAELNISKLLAKRGSVIATSLRARPDAQKALICADVVEHVWPLVEDGQVSPVIHEVLPLADVARAHQLMDDSGHVGKIVLKVAD comes from the coding sequence ATGCGCGCCGTCACGATCACCGAGCCCGGAGGGCCCGAGGTCCTCACCGTCGTCGACCTGCCCGACCTCACGCCCGGAGCGGGTGAGGTCCTGGTGGAGGTCGTCGCCACCGCGGTCAACAAGGCCGACACCCTGCAGCGCAAGGGCTTCTACCCACCGCCGCCCGGCGCCTCCGACGTGCTCGGCCTGGAGTGCAGCGGCCGCGTCGCCGCGCTCGGTGAGGGCGTCACCGACTGGGAGGTCGGCGACGAGGTCTGCGCCCTGCTCGCCGGCGGTGGCTACGCCAGCCAGGTCGTGGTGCCGGCGGGTCAGCTCATGCCCGTGCCCGAGGGCGTCGACCTGGTCTCCGCGGCCGCGCTGCCCGAGGTCGCCACGACCGTGTGGTCCAACGTCTTCATGACCGCCGACCTCGAGCCGGGTGAGTCGTTCCTGGTCCACGGAGGCGCCGGCGGCATCGGCACCTTCGCCATCCAGCTGGCCTCGGCACTCGGGGTCAAGGTCTTCACGACCGCGGGCTCGACGGAGAAGCTGGCCGTCTGCGCCGAGCTCGGGGCCGACGTGACCATCAACTACCGCGAGGAGGACTTCCTGACCGTCGTGCGGGAGGTCACCGACGGACGCGGCGTCGACGTCATCCTCGACAACATGGGCGCGAAGTACCTCGACGCCAACGTCTCGGCGCTCGCCGACGACGGCCGCCTGGTGATCATCGGGATGCAGGGTGGCGTCAAGGCCGAGCTCAACATCTCCAAGCTCCTGGCCAAGCGCGGGTCGGTCATCGCCACCTCCCTGCGGGCGCGCCCCGACGCACAGAAGGCGCTCATCTGTGCCGACGTCGTCGAGCACGTGTGGCCCCTGGTCGAGGACGGTCAGGTCAGCCCGGTCATCCACGAGGTGCTTCCGCTCGCCGACGTCGCCCGCGCCCACCAGCTGATGGACGACAGCGGCCACGTCGGCAAGATCGTCCTCAAGGTCGCCGACTGA
- a CDS encoding bacterial proteasome activator family protein, producing the protein MTDPNAQNPSGPGRDDLASEVQVEVPQGHVLVIGPDGEPVGTVPAEVVAQAQEEAEGEDESPSSVTDLVEQPAKVMRIGSMIRQLLEEVKSAPLDEASRARLRDIHQASIKELETGLAPELIEELERIALPFTDNATPSDGELRIAQAQLVGWLEGLFHGIQTAIYAQQMASRAQLEQMRRALPGMAAGAQPGVPGAQPGPGPQHRPQPGGDSGQPSGGMYL; encoded by the coding sequence ATGACTGACCCCAACGCCCAGAACCCGTCCGGTCCCGGCCGGGACGACCTCGCGAGCGAGGTGCAGGTCGAGGTCCCCCAGGGCCACGTCCTGGTCATCGGTCCCGACGGGGAGCCCGTCGGCACCGTCCCCGCCGAGGTCGTCGCGCAGGCCCAGGAGGAGGCGGAGGGCGAGGACGAGTCCCCCTCCAGCGTCACCGACCTCGTGGAGCAGCCCGCCAAGGTGATGCGGATCGGGTCGATGATCCGTCAGCTCCTCGAGGAGGTGAAGTCGGCTCCCCTCGACGAGGCCAGCCGAGCCCGCCTCCGCGACATCCACCAGGCGTCCATCAAGGAGCTCGAGACGGGGCTCGCCCCCGAGCTGATCGAGGAGCTGGAGCGGATCGCGCTCCCCTTCACCGACAACGCCACCCCCTCGGACGGTGAGCTGCGGATCGCGCAGGCCCAGCTGGTCGGGTGGCTGGAAGGCCTCTTCCACGGCATCCAGACCGCGATCTACGCCCAGCAGATGGCCAGCAGGGCGCAGCTCGAGCAGATGCGTCGGGCGCTGCCCGGCATGGCGGCCGGTGCACAGCCCGGCGTCCCCGGTGCACAGCCCGGTCCAGGCCCGCAGCACCGTCCCCAGCCGGGTGGCGACAGCGGCCAGCCGTCCGGAGGCATGTACCTCTGA